CCGAGTCGCATAAGTTTTCCCGGCCGCTCTGGCAATACTTGCAGTGCCCGCAGGTCTGATTGAGCCAGGCCAGGCCAACGCGCTCCCCTTTTTGAAAGCGGGTAGCCCCCGGCCCTTTATCCACTACTCGGCCAACTATCTGATGCCCTGGGATAATCGGCAGGCGCTGCAACGGCAATTCCCCTTCAACGGTATGTAGGTCGGTGTGGCAGACACCACAATAACTCACTTGGAGCAAAATTTCGCCCGGCCCGGGAGCAGGAGGGGGCAATTCGGTTAAACGCAGGGGATCATCCTTGATCGGCGCCGGGAAGTCCAGGATCATGGCCTTCATAAACACTTATCTGCCTTTGCTGATTTGCGAGATCGAATCCGAACGAACAGCCGATTTATTTTATCATAGCCTGATTCAGTCTCATAAGATTAAATTTTTTGCAACCCTTCAACTTGGCATTCCGGTTCCTTCTATTTATTTTGTCTGCCTTGAAAAAATTATTAATTTTATTATATTTATTAACAGTGAAATTTGTGACTGGCTCCCGGATGTCCACTGGGAGAAAGTTTCTGGTCAACCTAAGTTGTTACAAAGGATGATAAAACAAGGTCTAGACGAAGGCATTTCTATTCTTTAAAAAGGGGTAATCAATGACAAGACTGGCTCGCTTCTCCATCTGGTATATTGTGATGACTCTGTTGGTCTTCCTGATCCTGCAGAATTACCTGATCGGCCGTCGGGTACAAACCATAAGTTATAGTGAATTTCGAAAGTTGGTCGATAACCAAGGTGTCCAGGACTTGGTGGTTTACAGTGACACCATTACCGGAAAGCTTACTCCGGCCGGCGTGGAATTTCTGGCCCAAGAGCGTCAGGATCCAGAATGGGTGGAGCGCCTTAAACAACTAGGTGAAACCGAACCGGCCTTTTCCACGGTGCGTCTGGAAGATGCCAGCCTGCTGGAGCGGTTAGACAAACAGGGGATCGAATACTCCGCCCGCCTGGAAAAAACCTGGTTGACTTCCCTGCTTTCCTGGCTATTGCCCATGCTGTTGTTGGTGGGCATCTGGATCTATTTCTTCAGGAAAATCGGGGCCGGGCCTGCCGGCGGGCTGATGACCATTGGTAAAAGTAAGGCCAAGATCTATGTGGAAGGCGAAACCAAGGTGACCTTCAAAGATGTTGCCGGGGTAGAGGAGGCGGAGGAAGAGCTTAAGGAAATAATCGAATTTTTGAAAAATCCGGCCAAATTTCAGGTATTGGGAGGCAAAATCCCTAAAGGCGTGCTATTGGTCGGACCCCCAGGCACCGGTAAGACCCTGCTGGCCCGAGCCGTGGCCGGGGAAGCCAAAGTTCCCTTTCTGAGTCTGACCGGCTCCGATTTTGTCGAAATGTTTGTCGGCGTCGGCGCGGCGCGGGTGCGCGATCTGTTTGCCCAGGCGCAGGAAAAGGCTCCTTGCATTATCTTTATTGACGAACTGGACGCCCTCGGCAAGGCTCGCGGGCTCAGTCCGATGGGAGGCCACGAAGAGCGGGAGAACACCCTGAACCAGCTACTCTCGGAAATGGATGGCTTTGATACCCGCAAAGGGGTAATCATCATGTCTGCCACCAATCGGCCGGAGATTCTGGACCCGGCGCTGATCCGCCCCGGACGTTTTGATCGCCAAATCCTGGTTGACCGTCCCAGTCTCAAGGGGCGGGAAGAGATCCTGAAAGTTCATACCGGGGGAGTCAAAATGGCCCCTGAAGTTGATCTGCATAAACTGGCGGCCCGGACCCCGGGGATGGTGGGGGCGGACCTAGCCAATATCGTCAACGAGGCGGCGCTGTTGGCTGCCCGCCGCAATAAGCCGGCCATTGAAATGGTCGATTTTGAAGAGGCCATCGATCGGGTGGTAGCCGGGCTGGAAAAACGCAACCGAATGATGAATCCGCGGGAAAAGGAGATTGTCGCCTACCACGAGACCGGCCATGCCCTGGTGGCGGAATCGCTGCCCACCACCGACCGGGTGCATCGGGTCTCGATTATCCCTCGGGGTATCGGGTCCTTGGGCTATACCATGCAACTGCCCACCGAAGATCGCTACCTGATGACTAAATCGGAGTTGGAAGATCGAATGGCCGTGCTCTTGGGGGGTCGAGTGGGCGAGGAACTGGTTTTCGATGAGGTTTCCACCGGGGCTCAGAACGATCTTTATCGGGCCACCGACATCGCCCGCAGTATGGTCCGGGAATATGGCATGAGTGAAAAACTGGGACCGGTTACCTTCGAACGGGAGCGTCGCCCCCTGTTCCTGCAGACGGTCTTACCGCCAGGTTCCAAAGACTACAGCGAAGGCACCGCCCAGGAAATTGACCGGGAAGTGAGCGCCTTGGTCGAAAAGGCGCACCATCGGGCCCGGGACATCCTGGAATCCAAGCGGGAGATCCTGGAAAAGGTAGCCAAAATTCTCTTGGAGAAGGAAGTGCTGGAAGGCGATGAACTGAGGGAACTGCTCAACTCCGTAGCCTGACATAGATGGTCTCAGTCTCTCCGGCTGGCATCTCAATATTGATTCCACCAATACCTTTGTCGTTTCTCCTAAAATTAGCTTATATCAAGGCCTGGACATCTGTGTTAAGGTTGAAATTGGCCCCAAATCCGCCGGTAAATATCCCCGTATTCACTTTTCCACCGTCGGGGCTGATCTCTACAGGTCATGGTAGGGTCGGGGTTTCTTTTTTTGGGGCAATGTCCTGTGTTTTTTATAAGGTTGTCCAGGAGCTAGGGCTGGATAATTCGGACCAGGCGGAAGCCGATAAAGCCATCCGCATTGTGGGGGGCGGCAAACTGGCGGCAGGCGCAGCGCAAATCCCGGGCCCGGGAATACCAGGAACCGCCCCGCAACACCCTGAACCTACCGGATGGGGGGCCCGGAGGGTTCTCTCGGGGACTCTGCTTGTAGTACGCAGCCTCGTACCAATCCTGGCACCATTCCGCCACATTGCCGGCCAGATCAAACAGGCCATAGCCATTGGCCGGAAACCGCCCCACCGGGGCACTGTAACGATAGCCGTCATCGGCGTAAGTGTTCGGGTTATAATTGGCCCGGAAATGGCTCCGGGCATTGGGCGGCGCTGCCCCCCAGGGAAAGGGTTGCCCGACCAAACCACCCCGGGCCGCGGCTTCCCATTCGGCTTCAGTGGGCAAACGGTAAGTCTCGCCAGTCTCCCGACTCAGCCACTTAGCAAAGGCCACTGCGTCATGCCAGCTGACCCCAACCACCGGTTGGTCCGGGGCATTTAAATTTTTATCCAGCCAGTAGAGCGGTGCCGGGCAGCCGCTGGCCGCCAGAAAGCGGCTGTATTGGGCATTGGTGATTTCGGTGGCGGTAATGTAAAAGGGGCTTAAGGTGACCCGATGCTGAGGCCCTTCATTTAAATAGCGCCCTGGCTCCTCCAGAGGACTGCCGATCAGGTAGCTGCCTCCGGTGATCAGATTCAGCCGCATCCCCAGCTTATTCTGATATTGCGGCGGCAATCGGGCTGGTTCCGGACAGGCCTGGTCCGCCCTTCCCAATAGAGCGAAAATCACCAGAGTCAGGATGATCAGCCCCCAATGCTGAGGCCAGCATTTGACCCGACGCTCCATCTTCTCACCCAGATTAGTCCGTATTCATAACTTTTGAAAAGGCCAGATAAGGATAAATCAAAAACCATAAAATTTAAATTATAACACTTCGGCCCTGATAAATCTTGGCAAATCTGTGGATCTAGAGGTCAATTCCCTATCTCAAAATTCCGTCCTCGAGTTCAACCAAAATTTATGGAAAGACACTTTTGGCTGCCCCATTAGATGGTGATGGAAGTTATCATTATAAGAAAAAAATCACATGGGATTCTAGCTGTTTTATCAAATTGAGAAAATATTTATCATACCCAAATTATCAAATTAAAGTTAAAACGCAAAGAATTTAAATAATTATGAAGAATATTCCTCTGGGCATCAATATTGCTACTATAAGGTCCAACACTTAGGTAAGGAGGTTGATTAGCGATTAGTTGGATGCCGAAATTGATCAGATTATCCTTGCTAGTGGTCTTTTTGCTGGGAGTGGCTGGACACCGTCAGATAACCCACCAGGATGAGGCAAGCGGCCCGTGCAGGGAAGCCAAAGCCTTTGTTGATAAAAATCATCAAGGCCGACGTGGGGACGTCGGTTCCGAGATAGGCTACCCGGCCAGGGTTGGGATGTTACCCGATCCGGGGGCAAATGACGCCAAGGTAAAAAACGGCCAGATTATGGACCAGAAGTGTCAAAATCTTCCCCAAACCAAGAAAAAACGGGGCAGGTTTGTGGTAGCCTCCTGGTACGGGCCCAAGTTTCATGGGCGAACCATGGCTAATGGCCAGCGGTTTAATATGTATGCCTTAACCGTAGCCCATCGCACCCTACCCTTGGGCACCGAACTGGTTCTCATCAATCCCCGCAACGGCAAACAGGTCAGAGTGCGTGTCTCTGACCGGGGTCCTTATATCCACGGCCGTCATCTGGATGTATCTTACGAGGTCGCTCGTAAGCTGCATTTTGTAAGACGCGGCGTAACCCGGCTCCAAATGCAAATCATCGGTTAGTCCGGACCTAGCCCACCAGGTGGACTAAGAAGGCAGGAGGCAAGCCGCTCCTTGTGTTAGAGGGTGATCTTTTGCCTCAAGGCGGTGAAGTAGAGAGCCAGTCTGATCTCGCCAGGGTTGGCCAATCCCAGGGTATGAGCCGCCATCTCCTGATAGGCCAACAATTGGGGCCGGTATTTTTCGGCTTCCCGAGCCAGAAATTCAGGCACAGCTTCACCGGCATGAGGGCGAGAGGTTTTATAATCTACCAGCCACCATTGGCCGCCTTCAAAAATCAGGCGGTCGATCTGCCCCCGCCGAATCAGCCCTGGCTGGGGGCAATCTTCCAAAGCCCATTCGGTCCAGGCCTGGGGGTGGTCAGAACGAAGCAGGTAGGCTAAAAATGGTTCTTGCTGAGCGGCGGCAACCTCCTCCAGGATCTCCCTGGCTATTAAAGAGGCCGGTTCTTCCTCCAGGCCCAGACCGCGCAGGCTTGCCGTTACCGCGTTGTGGTCGGGCAGAGGCTCTCCCTGGGCCAACCAAGCCAGTAGCCGGTGAATGACTTCGCCCCGCGCCTTATTAACCAGGTTGTCCTCCAGGTAATCGACGCCGGGTTCGGAGCTTGGGGTCCAATGCCTTACCAGCGACGACGGCGATAACATCTGATAGGGCACCGGTTCCGGCTGGAATTGCAGTGGTTCCGGCAGGCGGGCAGGAGTATCCGGTTCGCCCTCAGATACGGCGGTCACCGGGTCGAGATAAAGGGTTAATCCTGAGGGCAGGTTTTGTGGCAGTTTGCTGGCCTCGCGGCCGGAGAGGCGGTCGTGACTCTGAATCCACCCCCAGGGGGTATCCGGAGCTGCCTTGAGCCGCCCCTGGGGGTCAACCTTAACCACGGCGCTTAAAAACAGGTTTTGTTTGGCCCGAGTCACGGCCACGTAGAATAACCTTCGGGCTTCGGCCAAGATGCGGCCCTGGCGCAATTTCCACAGCCGCTCATAAAGGGGATGGTGTCGCTCGTGGTGATAAGGTTTGGCCAGGGCCAAGGCCTGCACCCGGCTGTTAGGGAGTTGTTCCAACAAAAACGGGGGGGGCTCGCGGCGCACCCGGCCAAGCGGGTGCCAATCCAGAAAAGGCAAGAACACCTGACTGAATTCCAACCCCTTGGCGGCATGGACGGTCATCATCTCCACCGGGGCGCGACTGGCCTGAGGATCCGCGGGTTGAAAGGCATTCTCCAACTGGAAAGCCATCCGCTCCAGGGTAACTTCCGGTATTCCGGATTCGGCCTGAGCCAGTAACTCCAAATACCTCCGTGAGTTGGCTATCCCGGCCGCCCCGGCCAGCCGGGCCACACCTGCCCAGGCTGGCCAGCGGTTTAAAAGCTCCGTGACGATGGCGGCCAGGGGTTGGCGCCCCACCTGCTGGCGAGCCTGTTCCAGTAACCTGACCAGATGTTGCAGTTTTGCGCCGCACTTCTGGCCCGCAGCAAAGCGGCGCAGTTTGTCCCACCAGCGCTCCGCCGGTTCCCGGGCAATGGCGGCCAGATCATCTAGATTTTGGCGGGCCCAGGGAGACCGCAGCACTCCGACCCAGGCCAGATCATCCTGAGGTCGGACCAAGGCCCGGGTCAGGTTAACCACATAAGGAACCAGGGGATCGTCAGTAAGCTTTAAACCCTCTTTGACTTTTACCGACACCTTGGCCTGCTGGAGAGCCTCGAGGTAGTATCGCAGGTGGGTACGGGTAAAAAGTAAGATGCCGATTCGGTCCCCCTCAGCCAAGGTTGACAGGCGTTGTTTAACCTGATAGGCCAGCCAGCAAGCCTCGGCCTGGCGAGGTTGATTATTTTCCGCATTGACCCCAAAAAGGGCCAGCTCCGGCAGAACTCCAAGAGCCGCGTCCGGTTTTGGGGTGGCAGCCTGGAATCTTACCTCATCTACCGACGGGTCGGGATTGGCCATCACGGTCTTCTCAAACAGCTCATTAACCCAGGTAATCAGGGCTTTGGTGGAGCGAAAGTTGGTGGTCAGCAAGCGGGATTCCAGCAGGAACGGGGTCTGCTCAGGACAGCGCAAGCCTTGGGCGGCCTGGACAAAAAACTGCACCCGGGCCTCCCGCCAGCCATAAATGGATTGTTTGGGATCGCCGACCACAAACAGGCTGCGGCCGTCTCCCGCCTGCCAGCCGGAAATTATCCGGCATAATAGATCGTGTTGATTCTGGCTGGTATCCTGAAATTCATCCACCAGTAGATGTTTCAAGCGGTAATCCCAGAGAAGCATAATATCGCTGGGCTCAAATGTATTGAACAGCCGCAGGGCCGCTTGCTCCAGGGCAATGAAATCTATCGCCCGGCGTTCCCGGCAAAGTTGCTCATAGCTGGCAATGGTCTGGCCAATGAGCAAGACCAGATCATGGAGGGCCGTCACTTCCCCGGGACTGGCCGCGGCCAGGGACCAACTCCGGCAGCGATGCAGCCAATCTACCGCCTCCGGAGACAGGGCCTGAATCAGCTCGGCCCAATTGGTATTTTTAAAACCAGTATAAAAGCCACTTT
This genomic stretch from Deltaproteobacteria bacterium harbors:
- a CDS encoding septal ring lytic transglycosylase RlpA family protein; the protein is MPKLIRLSLLVVFLLGVAGHRQITHQDEASGPCREAKAFVDKNHQGRRGDVGSEIGYPARVGMLPDPGANDAKVKNGQIMDQKCQNLPQTKKKRGRFVVASWYGPKFHGRTMANGQRFNMYALTVAHRTLPLGTELVLINPRNGKQVRVRVSDRGPYIHGRHLDVSYEVARKLHFVRRGVTRLQMQIIG
- a CDS encoding formylglycine-generating enzyme family protein; this encodes MERRVKCWPQHWGLIILTLVIFALLGRADQACPEPARLPPQYQNKLGMRLNLITGGSYLIGSPLEEPGRYLNEGPQHRVTLSPFYITATEITNAQYSRFLAASGCPAPLYWLDKNLNAPDQPVVGVSWHDAVAFAKWLSRETGETYRLPTEAEWEAAARGGLVGQPFPWGAAPPNARSHFRANYNPNTYADDGYRYSAPVGRFPANGYGLFDLAGNVAEWCQDWYEAAYYKQSPRENPPGPPSGRFRVLRGGSWYSRARDLRCACRQFAAPHNADGFIGFRLVRIIQP
- a CDS encoding UvrD-helicase domain-containing protein produces the protein MSCSNLLADSQVRRQLLADGESFHLEAPAGSGKTTQLVARFLTLLARVNHPAEILVLTFNRQAAGEVKIRLFDLLCQARNSPPPAANAEEELNLPALAYEAGKAHPPEVLLTPDSLPVMTFHSFCHQLVGQAPYEAGILPGVDLLEDEEQGWLQYQALELMRRRLVDQPAEHPVRQALVNRLLRLDNNWSRLARELHDLIGRRDLLTDFLELARLSKDSSKYQQVMQERLEFLVLQDLDALHAAFAATPLGKQWPDFWQHLRLAGAKAAARLPGQLPAPGLPGLADWQALADILLTKEGKPRKSWGPKSGFYTGFKNTNWAELIQALSPEAVDWLHRCRSWSLAAASPGEVTALHDLVLLIGQTIASYEQLCRERRAIDFIALEQAALRLFNTFEPSDIMLLWDYRLKHLLVDEFQDTSQNQHDLLCRIISGWQAGDGRSLFVVGDPKQSIYGWREARVQFFVQAAQGLRCPEQTPFLLESRLLTTNFRSTKALITWVNELFEKTVMANPDPSVDEVRFQAATPKPDAALGVLPELALFGVNAENNQPRQAEACWLAYQVKQRLSTLAEGDRIGILLFTRTHLRYYLEALQQAKVSVKVKEGLKLTDDPLVPYVVNLTRALVRPQDDLAWVGVLRSPWARQNLDDLAAIAREPAERWWDKLRRFAAGQKCGAKLQHLVRLLEQARQQVGRQPLAAIVTELLNRWPAWAGVARLAGAAGIANSRRYLELLAQAESGIPEVTLERMAFQLENAFQPADPQASRAPVEMMTVHAAKGLEFSQVFLPFLDWHPLGRVRREPPPFLLEQLPNSRVQALALAKPYHHERHHPLYERLWKLRQGRILAEARRLFYVAVTRAKQNLFLSAVVKVDPQGRLKAAPDTPWGWIQSHDRLSGREASKLPQNLPSGLTLYLDPVTAVSEGEPDTPARLPEPLQFQPEPVPYQMLSPSSLVRHWTPSSEPGVDYLEDNLVNKARGEVIHRLLAWLAQGEPLPDHNAVTASLRGLGLEEEPASLIAREILEEVAAAQQEPFLAYLLRSDHPQAWTEWALEDCPQPGLIRRGQIDRLIFEGGQWWLVDYKTSRPHAGEAVPEFLAREAEKYRPQLLAYQEMAAHTLGLANPGEIRLALYFTALRQKITL
- the ftsH gene encoding ATP-dependent zinc metalloprotease FtsH, whose amino-acid sequence is MARFSIWYIVMTLLVFLILQNYLIGRRVQTISYSEFRKLVDNQGVQDLVVYSDTITGKLTPAGVEFLAQERQDPEWVERLKQLGETEPAFSTVRLEDASLLERLDKQGIEYSARLEKTWLTSLLSWLLPMLLLVGIWIYFFRKIGAGPAGGLMTIGKSKAKIYVEGETKVTFKDVAGVEEAEEELKEIIEFLKNPAKFQVLGGKIPKGVLLVGPPGTGKTLLARAVAGEAKVPFLSLTGSDFVEMFVGVGAARVRDLFAQAQEKAPCIIFIDELDALGKARGLSPMGGHEERENTLNQLLSEMDGFDTRKGVIIMSATNRPEILDPALIRPGRFDRQILVDRPSLKGREEILKVHTGGVKMAPEVDLHKLAARTPGMVGADLANIVNEAALLAARRNKPAIEMVDFEEAIDRVVAGLEKRNRMMNPREKEIVAYHETGHALVAESLPTTDRVHRVSIIPRGIGSLGYTMQLPTEDRYLMTKSELEDRMAVLLGGRVGEELVFDEVSTGAQNDLYRATDIARSMVREYGMSEKLGPVTFERERRPLFLQTVLPPGSKDYSEGTAQEIDREVSALVEKAHHRARDILESKREILEKVAKILLEKEVLEGDELRELLNSVA